One Citricoccus sp. K5 DNA window includes the following coding sequences:
- a CDS encoding ABC transporter permease, whose product MRTLAFEVGKRGMRVGEALWLVVVLAVAWWFLSEGSESLYFPPLSTIWQSLATGFTEGSLWTDLVFSLTNIVAGLALGSVIAVLLGLVIGQVENLRLVLDPLLQFARSVPQSALIPIVIGALGIGQAPKIYMIAFACLWPVLLNTIDGVRSIPPEVLSMAKAYRIPRLLRLRKVILPAATPQIVAGIRVSLAVGVVVMVVSEIYSSLQGLGHSIHMAGSVFDVSTAWAGTLVVGVLGYVLSTVFVVVERSVLGWYYESAALAGGKSRVNQTRRKARK is encoded by the coding sequence ATGAGGACTTTGGCGTTTGAGGTCGGAAAACGTGGCATGAGGGTCGGCGAGGCGCTGTGGCTCGTCGTCGTCCTGGCGGTGGCGTGGTGGTTCTTGTCCGAGGGAAGCGAATCACTGTACTTCCCTCCGCTGTCCACCATCTGGCAGTCATTGGCGACAGGGTTCACCGAGGGCTCGCTGTGGACTGACCTGGTGTTCAGTCTTACGAACATCGTGGCCGGCCTGGCCTTGGGTTCGGTGATCGCGGTTCTCCTCGGGCTGGTGATCGGGCAGGTCGAGAATCTGAGGCTCGTGCTGGATCCGCTTCTCCAATTCGCGCGTTCGGTTCCCCAGTCAGCGCTCATCCCCATTGTCATCGGCGCTCTAGGAATCGGGCAGGCGCCGAAGATCTACATGATTGCGTTCGCCTGTCTGTGGCCGGTCCTGCTCAATACCATCGACGGAGTGCGGTCGATACCACCGGAAGTGCTCTCGATGGCGAAGGCCTATCGCATCCCTCGTCTGCTTCGGCTTCGAAAAGTCATCCTGCCGGCAGCGACTCCCCAGATAGTGGCTGGCATCCGCGTCTCGTTGGCAGTCGGGGTCGTCGTCATGGTGGTCAGCGAAATCTACAGTTCACTGCAGGGTTTGGGGCACTCCATCCACATGGCCGGTTCTGTCTTCGATGTCTCGACGGCGTGGGCAGGCACCTTGGTGGTGGGAGTCCTGGGGTATGTGCTCAGTACGGTCTTCGTCGTCGTCGAGCGGTCAGTACTCGGTTGGTACTACGAATCAGCCGCCCTGGCGGGCGGGAAATCACGCGTGAACCAGACTCGTCGAAAGGCACGAAAATGA
- a CDS encoding ABC transporter substrate-binding protein: protein MSERFSRQIMIVTAATGALGLALVGCSANGPAAGSVASEGGASSVGGSEELTAIDLLVAPVAYEPVYIAMDQGIFEKHGLDINIVEGGTAAQAIPQLVSGEVDIAHTGGVSHIAAVAQGIPVKAIAGSMNADSSIVTSGLLVKEDSDINSYKDLEGKTVGLQGLQETTNLGTLLGVESEGGDPDKVNFVQVPLPGLNDALAKGQVDAVYSIGSFYPAGLDMGFRPLGAPANEFMDGGASALWFTTTEYIDANEETVKNFQSAMEEATTFAMDNHDAVVDQQIERTDQDPEYLRNAPAQNLEWRIHREGMQSTIDGLVKYGFIDSEPTFDDVVWSGAPLVEG from the coding sequence ATGTCAGAACGATTCTCTCGCCAGATCATGATAGTCACAGCTGCCACCGGGGCTCTGGGCTTGGCTCTCGTGGGGTGTAGCGCCAATGGTCCAGCTGCCGGGTCGGTTGCCTCCGAAGGGGGCGCCTCCTCGGTTGGGGGGTCTGAGGAGCTGACCGCGATCGACCTGTTGGTCGCTCCTGTCGCCTATGAGCCGGTCTACATCGCCATGGACCAAGGGATCTTTGAGAAGCATGGTCTCGACATCAATATCGTCGAAGGCGGGACTGCAGCTCAGGCGATTCCGCAGTTGGTCTCGGGTGAAGTGGATATCGCGCATACCGGCGGCGTGTCCCATATCGCAGCCGTGGCCCAGGGGATCCCCGTGAAAGCCATTGCGGGTTCGATGAATGCTGACTCCTCCATTGTTACGTCGGGACTCCTGGTCAAGGAAGACAGCGACATCAACAGCTACAAGGACCTCGAGGGCAAGACCGTCGGCCTGCAGGGTCTGCAGGAGACCACCAACCTCGGCACACTGTTGGGAGTGGAGTCGGAAGGCGGAGACCCGGACAAAGTCAACTTCGTTCAGGTGCCACTCCCTGGCTTGAACGACGCCCTGGCCAAGGGCCAGGTGGATGCGGTCTACAGCATCGGCAGTTTCTATCCGGCGGGGCTGGACATGGGATTTCGGCCTCTGGGTGCTCCGGCAAATGAGTTCATGGACGGGGGCGCGAGCGCCCTGTGGTTCACCACGACTGAGTACATCGACGCGAACGAAGAGACCGTGAAGAATTTCCAGTCGGCGATGGAAGAAGCCACAACCTTTGCCATGGACAACCATGACGCAGTGGTGGACCAGCAGATCGAGCGAACCGACCAAGACCCCGAGTATTTAAGGAACGCACCGGCCCAGAACCTGGAATGGCGTATTCACCGAGAGGGCATGCAGTCGACGATCGACGGTCTCGTGAAGTACGGCTTCATTGACTCCGAGCCGACGTTCGACGACGTCGTGTGGAGCGGTGCACCCCTGGTCGAGGGGTGA
- a CDS encoding ABC transporter permease encodes MWEVAVRFVTLITESEFWFALGFTVSNALIGLLLAIIVGIPLGMVLGTSPALNRSTQFLVDLGRAFPVIALLPVMVLILGATAQMEIVVVFLGVVWPILLQTIDGAKRVEPVIADTVSAYRIPLRLRFIKVTLPNAAPFAVTGIRIASSASILIALGVEVLSVTPGIGGEISRAQTDGAPALALSYVIYAGIVGFLVNKVLWSVEGKLLAWNRQSVEAAA; translated from the coding sequence GTGTGGGAGGTCGCTGTCCGCTTCGTCACACTCATCACCGAGTCGGAGTTCTGGTTCGCCTTGGGATTCACCGTCTCCAATGCGCTGATCGGACTCCTGCTGGCCATCATCGTCGGCATCCCTCTCGGGATGGTGCTCGGGACCAGCCCCGCGCTCAATAGATCAACCCAATTTCTCGTGGATCTGGGGAGGGCATTCCCGGTGATAGCACTACTGCCGGTGATGGTGCTCATCCTCGGGGCAACGGCACAAATGGAGATCGTGGTGGTCTTCCTCGGTGTCGTCTGGCCCATCCTGCTGCAGACGATTGACGGTGCCAAGCGGGTCGAGCCGGTGATCGCGGATACGGTCAGTGCCTACCGCATTCCACTGAGATTGCGCTTCATCAAAGTCACCCTGCCGAACGCGGCACCCTTCGCCGTCACCGGTATCAGGATCGCCTCATCGGCATCGATCCTGATCGCCCTCGGCGTTGAAGTTCTCAGTGTCACACCTGGCATCGGTGGGGAGATCTCCAGGGCTCAGACCGACGGCGCCCCGGCTCTGGCTCTTTCATACGTCATCTACGCGGGAATTGTGGGCTTTCTGGTGAACAAGGTGTTGTGGTCGGTTGAAGGAAAGCTTCTGGCCTGGAATCGGCAATCAGTGGAGGCTGCGGCATGA
- a CDS encoding DapH/DapD/GlmU-related protein, translated as MELEDLLDALNAGETITGDSPLHAVMHRTSQEALRITGELNGGYHEPARVRELLSELFGRPVPDTVMLFPPFRTDFGKNTVLGERVFLNSGCAFQDQGGITIGEGCQIGHNTVIATLNHALDPVHRLDMLPAPVVIGNNVWVGSNATLLPGVTIGDNAVVAAAAVVTKDVPADSVVVGSPARVVRSL; from the coding sequence ATGGAACTCGAGGACCTGCTCGACGCCCTGAACGCCGGCGAGACCATCACGGGCGATTCGCCCCTGCACGCGGTCATGCACCGCACCAGCCAGGAGGCGCTGCGCATCACCGGGGAGCTGAACGGCGGTTACCACGAGCCGGCCCGGGTCCGGGAGCTGCTGTCCGAGCTCTTCGGCCGGCCGGTCCCGGACACGGTGATGCTGTTCCCGCCGTTCCGGACCGACTTCGGCAAGAACACCGTCCTCGGCGAACGGGTCTTCCTCAACTCCGGCTGCGCCTTCCAGGACCAGGGCGGCATCACGATCGGCGAGGGCTGCCAGATCGGGCACAACACGGTCATCGCGACCCTGAACCACGCCCTCGATCCGGTGCACCGCCTGGACATGCTCCCGGCGCCCGTGGTGATCGGGAACAACGTGTGGGTCGGATCCAATGCGACGCTCCTGCCGGGCGTGACCATCGGGGACAACGCCGTGGTGGCCGCGGCCGCCGTGGTGACCAAGGACGTGCCGGCAGACTCGGTAGTCGTGGGCTCGCCGGCCCGGGTGGTGCGCAGCCTGTAG
- a CDS encoding UGSC family (seleno)protein, whose protein sequence is MDGEGMTSTYDSSPNDIDEAYGEILDPTGIAAGAGPTGTPAPAVASRPRSLDGLTVGLLENTKHHAAYLLDQLGDALLARYGVQDLVRATKHDFGQPMPEEMLTSFVSSCDVMIIGIGDCGACSASAVADGIEFEREGIPAAVICSDAYRVTASAMAGVQGMADYEYLTTRHPVAILERSEVNVRAAQLLPQVLSMLTDQGRTP, encoded by the coding sequence ATGGACGGTGAGGGCATGACATCGACGTATGACTCCAGTCCGAATGATATCGATGAGGCCTACGGCGAGATTCTCGACCCGACAGGGATTGCCGCCGGCGCTGGACCCACCGGCACGCCAGCGCCAGCCGTGGCGAGCCGACCTCGCTCCCTTGACGGATTGACAGTGGGCCTCCTGGAGAACACCAAACATCATGCTGCCTACCTCCTCGACCAACTCGGGGACGCCTTGCTCGCTAGGTATGGGGTACAAGACCTGGTGAGGGCTACCAAGCATGACTTCGGCCAACCCATGCCCGAGGAGATGCTGACGTCGTTCGTCTCGTCCTGTGACGTGATGATCATCGGTATCGGGGACTGTGGTGCGTGCAGTGCCTCGGCCGTGGCCGACGGAATCGAGTTCGAAAGGGAAGGCATTCCGGCGGCCGTCATCTGTAGTGACGCATACAGGGTCACGGCGAGTGCAATGGCAGGAGTCCAGGGAATGGCGGACTACGAGTACCTCACCACGCGGCATCCTGTGGCGATCCTTGAACGCAGTGAGGTTAACGTTCGAGCGGCGCAGCTGCTCCCGCAGGTGTTGTCCATGCTCACCGACCAGGGACGCACACCATGA
- a CDS encoding alpha/beta hydrolase: protein MMDLTTAERIRELGTAINPKNAKFSNAIYAPRHKLDEHPGVKVTRDVVYGAHPRNRLDVFEPLVSAGESRGVMVFVHGGNFVAGDKHVPGSPFYSNIGVWAVQHHFVGITLNYRLAPESTHPSGIEDLDQAIRWIRESAADLNIDCENIVLVGASAGATHVAQWVAERASQEPPVSGVVLLSGVYDFRGLEGDSVLSTYYGAGTLLAEMSPHADLAGLETPLMIVVSELDPPEQHRQFLNLAHLQLLSQERLPHMVFLPRHNHFSEVLHVGTEDSSLGCALETFLLSLGKDPK, encoded by the coding sequence ATGATGGATCTCACAACAGCGGAGAGAATCCGAGAACTGGGAACGGCGATCAACCCGAAGAATGCCAAGTTCAGCAATGCGATATACGCACCCCGCCACAAATTGGACGAACACCCCGGAGTGAAAGTGACACGGGATGTGGTCTACGGCGCCCATCCGAGGAACAGGTTGGACGTATTTGAGCCGCTGGTCTCCGCAGGGGAGTCGCGAGGGGTCATGGTCTTCGTTCATGGTGGCAACTTCGTCGCCGGTGACAAACATGTGCCGGGCAGCCCCTTCTACAGCAACATCGGCGTGTGGGCAGTTCAACATCATTTTGTCGGCATCACTTTGAACTACCGTCTGGCTCCCGAATCAACCCACCCCTCCGGGATCGAGGACCTTGACCAGGCGATTCGCTGGATACGGGAGAGCGCCGCAGACCTGAACATCGACTGCGAAAACATCGTGCTCGTCGGCGCTTCCGCGGGGGCTACGCACGTAGCCCAATGGGTGGCTGAGCGAGCGTCACAGGAACCGCCCGTATCGGGCGTTGTCCTGCTCTCCGGAGTGTACGACTTCCGCGGCCTCGAGGGTGATTCCGTACTCAGCACCTACTACGGGGCAGGGACGCTGCTGGCCGAGATGTCGCCGCATGCTGACCTGGCGGGTCTGGAGACCCCCTTGATGATCGTCGTCAGCGAATTGGATCCGCCGGAACAACACCGACAGTTCCTGAACCTGGCGCACTTACAACTGCTGTCGCAGGAACGGCTACCGCACATGGTGTTTCTGCCCAGGCACAACCACTTCAGCGAAGTGCTCCACGTGGGCACGGAAGACAGCTCTCTCGGCTGTGCGCTTGAAACGTTCTTGTTGTCGTTGGGAAAGGACCCGAAATGA
- a CDS encoding MarR family winged helix-turn-helix transcriptional regulator, whose protein sequence is MTDEFEPTAQQDSTHRRPLLGLLLNAERGIRSYMDDILPAHSLSTPEYTALVILRNYGPMASSELARHTFVTPQAMGQIISSIEARNLVIRHQDPNHGRKLIADLTPEGADLVDACVDHLQVVEERFLGSLKHREREYFLDLLSECVDNLNSHRSGTAHRSRHLADGID, encoded by the coding sequence ATGACCGACGAATTCGAGCCGACGGCACAGCAGGACTCCACCCATCGACGTCCACTTCTGGGACTACTCCTCAATGCCGAGCGGGGGATCCGCTCCTATATGGACGACATCCTCCCGGCCCACTCGTTGTCGACACCGGAATACACGGCACTCGTCATCCTGAGGAACTATGGACCCATGGCCTCCTCAGAACTGGCACGCCATACCTTCGTCACGCCTCAGGCCATGGGGCAGATCATCAGCAGCATCGAGGCCCGAAATCTGGTTATCAGGCACCAGGACCCCAACCACGGGAGAAAACTCATCGCCGACCTCACTCCCGAGGGAGCGGACCTCGTGGACGCTTGCGTCGACCACCTGCAAGTCGTTGAGGAACGATTTCTGGGGAGCCTCAAGCATCGAGAACGGGAGTACTTTCTGGATCTCCTCTCGGAATGCGTTGACAACTTGAATAGTCATCGCAGTGGAACCGCCCACCGATCGCGGCACCTTGCGGACGGGATCGACTGA
- a CDS encoding MarR family winged helix-turn-helix transcriptional regulator: protein MDPDETEQREHLRGELLSLQNELERSYVPAVIEPMMSLRLTMQQLKVLTLLVAEPAGSTIRGLSSAMRVSLATMSGIVDRLEAQGMIGRTLDPSDQRVRRVTVTDAGRDTIQRLLAARPELTHFPLDRLALTDLEALTQGIRALVAVMQEDLPG from the coding sequence GTGGATCCAGACGAGACCGAACAGCGCGAGCACCTGCGCGGCGAGCTGCTGAGCCTGCAGAACGAGCTGGAGCGGTCCTATGTCCCGGCCGTGATCGAGCCCATGATGTCCCTGCGGCTGACGATGCAGCAGCTCAAGGTGCTCACCCTCCTCGTAGCCGAGCCCGCTGGGAGTACTATCCGGGGCCTGTCCTCCGCCATGAGGGTCTCGCTGGCCACTATGTCCGGAATCGTCGACCGACTGGAGGCGCAGGGAATGATCGGGCGGACCCTGGACCCCAGTGACCAGCGGGTGCGCCGGGTGACGGTCACCGACGCCGGCCGGGACACCATCCAGCGCCTGCTGGCGGCCCGGCCCGAACTGACGCACTTCCCCCTGGACCGCCTGGCACTGACGGACCTCGAGGCCCTCACCCAGGGCATCCGTGCGCTGGTGGCGGTCATGCAGGAGGACCTGCCCGGCTGA
- a CDS encoding CmcJ/NvfI family oxidoreductase, with translation MTASIGELSEQVSKIRGEVNYLSTETTVNRRFVGKGEVLKTGTYEPREINIHDGRPVRDHFNLDTEGFMLLDHRSSVKDFTDRNELDEVYLDEVRGEVQRITGADQVVAMGYVVRRSEKPGEVQSQPPGNDVHVDMSATDARRRFDDAYRENFPDGPGYKRALVTSFWRTFSPAPQDWPLAVAQYTSLDDAEGIDTHMVFVDELPEDPYADLDTITGGRTAAAGSAFYYSADHRWWYFPNMNRDEVIFFKLNDTDTTGPWRVMHSAFKDGTVSVDHKRESVEVRTIAFWE, from the coding sequence ATGACTGCATCAATCGGCGAGCTGTCGGAACAGGTCTCAAAGATCCGTGGCGAAGTCAACTACCTGAGTACCGAAACGACCGTCAATCGGCGCTTCGTGGGCAAAGGGGAGGTACTGAAGACCGGCACCTATGAACCCCGCGAGATCAACATTCATGACGGCCGGCCCGTGAGAGATCACTTCAACCTGGATACCGAGGGGTTCATGCTTCTGGACCACCGCAGCTCCGTCAAGGACTTCACGGACAGGAACGAACTCGATGAGGTGTATCTCGATGAGGTACGCGGGGAGGTGCAGCGCATCACCGGCGCCGACCAGGTCGTCGCCATGGGGTACGTGGTTCGACGGTCCGAGAAGCCGGGCGAGGTTCAGTCGCAGCCCCCGGGGAACGATGTCCATGTCGACATGTCAGCGACCGATGCTCGACGACGCTTCGATGACGCATATCGGGAGAACTTTCCGGACGGTCCCGGGTACAAAAGAGCACTCGTGACGAGTTTCTGGCGAACCTTCAGCCCAGCGCCGCAGGATTGGCCGTTGGCAGTCGCCCAGTACACCAGCCTCGACGATGCCGAGGGCATCGACACCCATATGGTCTTCGTGGATGAACTGCCCGAGGATCCCTACGCGGACCTGGACACGATCACGGGAGGGCGGACAGCTGCCGCCGGGTCGGCGTTCTACTACAGCGCGGACCATCGCTGGTGGTACTTCCCGAATATGAACAGGGACGAAGTGATCTTCTTCAAGTTGAATGACACGGACACGACCGGACCGTGGAGGGTGATGCACTCGGCGTTCAAGGACGGGACCGTCTCGGTGGACCACAAGCGTGAAAGCGTCGAAGTCCGAACCATCGCCTTCTGGGAGTAG
- a CDS encoding efflux RND transporter permease subunit, translated as MFRLARFSLANRLLIALLTLFIAAFGLYSMTQLKQELIPAIELPQTTVVTAVPGASPEVLDEQVSEPISRAVGDLDGVEQVVATSSANMSMVSIAYEYGTDADEFNASVEAATDTVTLPNDAEANLMSGGTDQVPVIFMTASSSELDEAEISAALQDTVKPRLEAIEGVRSAAVSGGAVQRVEITPNQTAMAQHGLSQQAITQALQDNGTTLPLGTVNQDGASLPVDGGTALGSLEDLETLPLASQTEPGTVVHIGDVAELELATQEPTSITRMNGDPALSVSITASQGADVVGVSHAVEDALTELAAEVPGLKLTVVFDQAPFIEQSIEGLAVEGLLGLLFAVIVILVFLLSVRSTLVTALSIPLSVLVTFIGLNLGGHSLNMLTLGAMTIAIGRVVDDSIVVIENIKRHLAYGEPKVHAILTAVREVAGAITASTLTTVAVFLPIALVGGMVGELFAPFALTVAIAMLSSLLVALTIVPVLSYWFLRAPKDVKVQEAVRAEAEEKEHRSWLQRGYKPVLRGTQKHPVITVVASALLLVLTVSLIPLLKVDFLGNTGQNMVMATQTFDSGTDLQTVSEGAEAVEDALADVEGVQDIMLMAGSSGGGEGDFSALLGGGGGSATFIVNTDPDADQSALQEEIRSRLAGLDGPGDVSLMDPASMGGFGGSVDVEVHSQDEAALAEAAQAVQTALEGTPHTAELSSDLAAEQPTVQVAVDRTAALEQGLTEMQVLGMVAGTLSPQSIGSVTLDGDDFDIYIEGTDAPETIAELEDMAVPTAAGMTTLSELASVEEVTVPESVTRQDGELVATVSVTPTEGELGAVITEVQERVDALDLPEGTQASMGGIAQTQQESFEQLGLAMVVAVVIVFMLLVITFRSMMQPLILLVSIPFAATGAIGLLLATGKPLGISALIGMLMLIGIVVTNAIVLIDLINQYRVQGQSLQDAIFNGARQRLRPILMTALATIFALIPMAIGITGSSGFISQDLAIVVIGGLISSTLLTLILVPVLYQLFEQGKERRRAARGEAVVGDAVDQELATAPGASAAPEAGPTGRHRDPNA; from the coding sequence GTGTTCCGTCTTGCCCGCTTCAGTCTGGCCAATCGCCTGCTGATCGCCCTCCTGACCCTGTTCATCGCAGCCTTCGGCCTGTACTCGATGACCCAGCTCAAGCAGGAACTGATCCCCGCGATCGAGCTGCCCCAGACGACCGTGGTCACCGCCGTGCCCGGCGCTAGCCCCGAGGTACTGGACGAGCAGGTCAGCGAGCCGATCTCCCGGGCCGTGGGCGATCTGGATGGGGTGGAGCAGGTGGTGGCCACCTCGTCGGCGAACATGTCCATGGTCTCGATCGCCTATGAGTACGGCACGGATGCCGATGAGTTCAACGCCTCCGTCGAGGCGGCCACAGACACGGTGACCCTGCCCAACGACGCCGAGGCGAACCTCATGTCCGGCGGCACGGACCAGGTGCCGGTCATCTTCATGACCGCCTCCTCCTCCGAGCTGGATGAGGCCGAGATCTCGGCCGCCCTGCAGGACACTGTCAAGCCGCGGCTCGAGGCCATCGAGGGGGTCCGCTCCGCAGCCGTCTCCGGCGGTGCCGTACAGCGGGTGGAGATCACCCCGAACCAGACCGCGATGGCCCAGCACGGGTTGAGTCAGCAGGCCATCACCCAGGCCCTGCAGGACAACGGCACCACCCTGCCGCTGGGCACCGTCAACCAGGACGGCGCCTCGCTGCCGGTCGACGGCGGCACGGCCCTGGGCTCGCTGGAGGATCTGGAGACACTGCCGTTGGCCAGTCAGACCGAGCCGGGCACCGTCGTGCACATCGGCGACGTGGCCGAGCTGGAGCTCGCCACCCAGGAGCCCACCTCCATCACCCGGATGAACGGCGACCCGGCACTGTCGGTGTCCATCACCGCGAGCCAGGGGGCCGACGTCGTGGGCGTGTCCCATGCGGTCGAGGACGCCCTGACCGAGCTGGCCGCGGAGGTGCCCGGGCTGAAGCTGACCGTGGTCTTCGACCAGGCACCGTTCATCGAGCAGTCCATCGAGGGGCTAGCGGTCGAGGGCCTGCTCGGCCTGCTGTTCGCCGTCATCGTGATCCTCGTCTTCCTGCTCTCCGTGCGCTCCACGCTCGTGACCGCCCTCTCGATCCCTCTCTCCGTGCTCGTCACCTTCATCGGCCTGAACCTCGGCGGGCACTCGCTGAACATGCTGACCCTCGGTGCCATGACGATCGCGATCGGCCGCGTGGTGGACGACTCGATCGTGGTGATCGAGAACATCAAGCGACACCTGGCCTACGGCGAGCCGAAGGTCCACGCGATCCTCACCGCGGTGCGAGAGGTGGCCGGCGCCATCACCGCCTCCACCCTGACCACCGTTGCGGTCTTCCTGCCGATCGCGCTGGTCGGGGGCATGGTCGGCGAACTGTTCGCCCCCTTCGCCCTGACCGTGGCGATCGCCATGCTCTCCTCGCTGCTGGTCGCGCTGACCATCGTGCCGGTGCTGTCCTACTGGTTCCTCCGGGCACCGAAGGACGTCAAAGTCCAGGAGGCGGTCCGTGCCGAGGCTGAGGAGAAGGAACACCGCAGCTGGCTGCAGCGCGGCTACAAGCCCGTGCTGCGCGGCACCCAGAAGCACCCCGTCATCACCGTGGTGGCGTCGGCGCTGCTCCTCGTGCTGACCGTGTCCCTCATCCCGCTGCTGAAGGTCGATTTCCTCGGCAACACCGGCCAGAACATGGTCATGGCCACCCAGACCTTCGACTCGGGCACGGACCTGCAGACGGTGTCCGAGGGCGCCGAGGCGGTCGAGGATGCCCTGGCCGATGTCGAGGGCGTTCAGGACATCATGCTCATGGCCGGCTCCTCCGGCGGTGGCGAGGGTGACTTCTCGGCCCTGCTCGGCGGGGGCGGCGGTTCGGCCACCTTCATCGTCAACACCGATCCCGACGCCGACCAGTCGGCCCTGCAGGAGGAGATCCGGTCCCGCCTGGCGGGCCTGGACGGCCCCGGCGATGTCAGCCTGATGGACCCGGCCTCCATGGGCGGGTTCGGCGGCTCCGTGGACGTGGAGGTCCACTCCCAGGACGAGGCCGCTCTGGCCGAGGCCGCACAAGCCGTCCAGACCGCCCTCGAGGGGACCCCGCACACGGCTGAACTCAGCAGTGACCTGGCCGCGGAGCAGCCGACCGTCCAGGTGGCCGTGGACCGCACCGCCGCCCTGGAGCAGGGGCTGACCGAGATGCAGGTCCTCGGCATGGTGGCCGGGACGCTGTCCCCGCAGAGCATCGGCTCGGTGACCCTGGACGGTGACGACTTCGACATCTACATCGAGGGCACCGACGCACCGGAGACCATCGCGGAACTGGAGGACATGGCCGTCCCCACTGCGGCCGGCATGACCACGCTGTCCGAGTTGGCCAGCGTGGAGGAGGTGACCGTTCCCGAATCGGTCACGCGTCAGGACGGCGAGCTGGTGGCCACCGTCTCCGTCACGCCCACCGAGGGAGAGCTCGGGGCCGTGATCACGGAGGTCCAGGAGCGCGTGGACGCGCTCGACCTGCCGGAGGGCACCCAGGCGAGCATGGGCGGGATCGCCCAGACGCAGCAGGAGTCCTTCGAGCAGCTGGGCCTGGCCATGGTGGTGGCCGTGGTCATCGTGTTCATGCTGCTGGTGATCACCTTCCGGTCCATGATGCAGCCGCTGATCCTGCTGGTCTCCATCCCGTTCGCCGCCACCGGGGCCATCGGCCTGCTGCTGGCCACCGGCAAGCCCCTGGGCATCTCCGCCCTGATCGGCATGCTGATGCTCATCGGCATCGTGGTCACGAACGCCATTGTGCTGATCGACCTGATCAACCAGTACCGGGTTCAGGGCCAGAGCCTGCAGGACGCCATCTTCAACGGGGCCCGCCAGCGGTTGCGCCCCATCCTCATGACGGCGCTGGCCACGATCTTCGCCCTGATTCCCATGGCCATCGGCATCACCGGTTCGAGCGGATTCATCAGTCAGGACCTGGCCATCGTGGTGATCGGCGGGCTCATCTCCTCGACGCTGCTCACCCTGATCCTGGTGCCGGTGCTCTACCAGCTCTTCGAACAGGGCAAGGAGCGCCGCCGTGCGGCCCGCGGCGAGGCCGTCGTCGGGGATGCCGTGGACCAGGAGCTGGCGACGGCGCCGGGGGCCTCTGCGGCACCGGAAGCCGGGCCCACGGGTCGGCATCGGGACCCGAACGCCTAA
- a CDS encoding ABC transporter ATP-binding protein, producing MNLDQLASRSAEHTLSVQGLSKSYGEGDAAVEVLHNLDVSVEPGEVVCIVGPSGAGKTTLLRCLAGLLPPTSGRVLLGEHEMAEPLREVGVVFQDYSRSLLPWMRTKENVAFPLEGQGVNKAERMALAEQCLAAVGLGDIGRKYPWQLSGGMQQRAAIARALAYQSEILLMDEPFASVDAQTRFDLEDLVLNLRNRLGISIVVVTHDIDEAVYLADRVVVLSGRPASVVDLVEIPFGQQRDQIETKADSRFTQARSRILNQIRH from the coding sequence ATGAACCTTGACCAATTGGCCTCGAGGAGCGCGGAACACACACTCTCGGTGCAAGGGCTGAGTAAATCCTACGGTGAGGGTGATGCGGCCGTAGAGGTTCTCCACAATCTTGATGTCAGCGTGGAACCGGGCGAAGTGGTGTGCATCGTGGGACCGTCCGGGGCCGGCAAGACGACACTCTTGAGGTGTCTCGCCGGTCTTCTGCCGCCGACCTCGGGCAGGGTCCTACTCGGAGAGCACGAGATGGCGGAGCCCCTCCGTGAAGTGGGAGTCGTCTTCCAAGACTACAGCCGATCACTCCTGCCGTGGATGAGGACCAAGGAGAATGTTGCGTTCCCACTGGAGGGTCAAGGGGTGAACAAAGCCGAACGGATGGCCCTCGCCGAACAGTGTCTGGCCGCAGTCGGGCTGGGGGACATCGGTCGGAAGTATCCATGGCAGCTGTCGGGCGGCATGCAACAGCGCGCCGCCATCGCCCGCGCTCTGGCCTACCAGTCCGAGATCCTCCTGATGGATGAGCCCTTCGCCTCAGTCGATGCCCAGACCCGCTTCGACCTCGAAGACCTGGTTCTGAACCTGAGGAACCGACTGGGAATCAGCATCGTCGTGGTGACTCACGACATCGATGAAGCCGTGTATCTGGCAGACCGAGTGGTCGTGCTCTCAGGACGGCCTGCATCGGTGGTGGATCTCGTGGAGATACCGTTCGGTCAGCAGAGGGACCAGATCGAGACCAAGGCAGATTCGCGTTTCACCCAAGCACGCAGCCGCATCCTGAATCAGATCAGGCACTGA